Part of the Streptomyces antimycoticus genome, GGCCACGCCGTGTCGGCGTATGGCGGGGACTCCAAGCGGGTCTACATCACCGGACTGTCCGCCGGCGGTGCCATGACCTCGGTCATGCTCGCCACCTACCCCGATGTCTTCTCCGCCGGCGCGGTCGTCGCGGGCCTGCCCTACAACTGCACCAAGAGCAGCAGCCCTTACCTGTGCATGAACCCCGGGCTCGACCTCGGTCCGGACGAGTGGGCCCAGCGGGTGCGCGAGGCGTACCCGTCGTACCAGGGACCGTGGCCGCGGGCCGCCATCTGGTACGGCGACCGCGACACGACGGTCGTGCCGCGCAACGCCACCGAACTGCGCGATCAGTGGACGGCGTTGCACGGGCTGTCCCAGACGCCCACCCGCACCTCCAGCATCGGTCCCAACGCCACCCGGCACGACGAGTACGTGGCATCCGACGGCACGGTGGCCGTCGAGGTCAACAAGGTCCCCGGCATCAACCACGGCACGCCGGTCGACCCCGGCACCGGCGCCGAACAATGCGGCAGCACCGGCGCCCCGTACTTCCTGGACTCGATCTGCTCCAGCTACTGGATCACCAAGTTCTTCGGTCTCGGCGGCTAGGGGCACCGTCGCCGACCGCGGCTGCTCCCGCTCGCACATCCGCGGCTGTCGTACTCGGCGAGGCGAAACGGCCCGTCATGGTGTCCGGCACCCCTGTCGGGGCCGCCGCCATGGCGGGCCCACATATGTCCTGTGTGGTGACCTTGCCCCTAGCCTCCGGCTCGTCCACCACTCGACTCGGAGGAGAATCGGATGTCTCCAGCCCGCACGGCCTACGCCCCACCCCGCGGACGGCCCGGACGGTGCGCCGCTCTCGGAGTACGGTCGCTCGTGGGCGCCTGTGCGCTCGTCGTCGCATCGGTCGCGGCGGTGCCCGCGGCCGGTGCGGAGGGGACACCGGGCGGCCGCTGCCCCGGATCCGCCCTGCCGCACGTACCGGGTGCGGCCCACCAACAGGCCGACTGCCTGGACGAGTTGACCACAGCCGGAACGGTGGTCTCGGGCCACACCGATCCGGCCGACTTCGCGGGACTCACCCCCAAGGATCTGCCCACACCGAGCGGCGTTCCCGGGCTCCAGATCGACGGCTACTTCCCCGACACCTCGACCACCAACACCAACCACGGCTGGAACCACGACGCGCAGTTCGTCATCCGGCTGCCCGACCACTGGAACGGCGGTCTGGTGGTATCCGGTACACCGGCCAACCGCGAGCAGTACGCCAACGACCGCGCGATCTCCGACTGGGTGCTCTCCCGCGGCTACGCCTTCGCCGCCACCGACAAGGGCAACACCGGCCCCGCCTTCTACCGCGACGGCCGCAGGCCCGGTGACGCCGTCGCCGAGTGGAACAAGCGCGTCACCCAGCTCACCCGCGCCGCCCGGGCCGTCGTCACCCAGCGGTATCACCGGCCGCCCGTCCGCACCCTCGCCACCGGCCTGTCCAACGGCGGCTACCTGGTGCGCTGGCAGCTGGAGAACCACCCCGAGCTGTACGACGGGGGAGTGGACTGGGAGGGCACTCTGTGGCGCTCCGACGGCCCCAACCCGCTCACCTTCCTGCCGCCCGCGCTGCGCGCATACCCGGTGTACGCCGCCGGCGGGGCCGGAGCCGAGGACGCCTGGAAGACCATGCGCAAGGCCGGCTACCCGGCGGGCTCGGAGTTTCTGTGGCCCTACCACCACCAGGTCTACTGGGACCTGACCCAGCGCATCTACCGCGAGGAAGCCGACCCGGACTTCGACGGGGCGACCGAGGCGGGCACTCCCTACTGCGCCCCGGGCACCCCCGGCTGTGACGCCGACTACGACTACGCCACCCGGCCGCCCGCGGTCCACCGTGCCGTCGACCGCATCGCACTGACCGGACGCATCGGCAAACCGCTGATCACCCTGCACGGCACGCTCGACGCGCTGCTGCCCATCAGCAAGGACTCGGACGTCTACGCCCGCATGGTGCACCGGGCCGGCCGGGGTGCGCTGCTGCGCTACTACCGTATCGAGGACGGCACCCACGTCGACTCCCTCGTCGACGCCCACCCCGACAAGCTCCGCCCGATCGTCCCCTGCCACCGCTCCGCCTTCGCGGCACTGGAACAGTGGCTGACCGGAAAGGGCCGCCCCCCGGCGGACCACACCGTTCAGCGCCCGGCCGACGCGGATCCCGCGACACTGCTCACGAGCTGCCCGCTGGACTAGCGGAGGCGGCGGTGCCTGTCAGCCGAACCAGGTGGCCTTGAGTACCACGATGCGCTCGCCGCGTACGTCGGTGAGCATGAGATGCCCCCGCTGCCGGCCCTCGACCGGCAGCGGCTCCGGCCCCGGTTCATCGGGCCCGTCAGCTGCGGAACGGCCCCGTCACCTCATAGGTGATACCGCCTGACGAACTGCCGCTGGTGCCGCGCTGGCTGGAGAAGTACAGCCGCCTGCCGTCCGGGGAGAACGCCGGGCCGGTGATCTCCGAGCCCGACTGGCCGTCGATGCGCAGGAACGGGGCCACCACGTCGTCCGGGGTGATGACACAGATCTCCATGTTCCCGCCGTCCTCGGCCACGAACAGATCGCCGGAGGAGGCCCCGGTCACGTTGTCCACACCGGTCAGCGGGGCCGTGCCGCCGGTCACCAGCGAATCGTCATAGGCCAGTTCGATCTTCTGGGCGGCCGCGTCGTACTGCCACACCCGGTTGTCGCCCTTGGTGGTGAACCAGCAGGTGTCGTTCGCGTAGTAGCACCCTTCGCCACCGTTGAACCGCTTGGCCCCGGCCACCTGGTTGCGGGTGGCGGTGGCGCCGGTCGGATCCGGTACCGCCGCCCAGGTGACGGGGCCACTGGTTCCGGATCCGGCGACCATGACCTCCAGCCTGCCGGAGGAGAGGTCACCCCACGTCGCCGGCGTGAAACGGTAGAAGCAGCCGTCCGTGACGTCCTCGGTCATATAGACGGTCCGGCGGTCGGGATCGGCCGCCGCCGCCTCGTGCTTGAAGCGCCCCATCGCGTCGCGCCGCACCGCGGCCTTCACACCCCATGGGTCGGTCTCGTACACGTAGCCGCGGTCGACCTCCTCACAGGACAGCCAGGTGTTCCACGGGGTCTTGCCTCCCGCGCAGTTCTGCCGGGTGCCGGAGAGGACGCGGTAGGCGCCGGTGACCGTCCCGGTCGAGGAGAACCTCACCGCGCTCGCCCCGCCCGACGGGTTGATCTCCGAGTTGGAGACATAGATCCAGCCACTGCCGTCGGCGTAACAGGCCCCGCCGTCCGGGGCGTCGTGCCAGGTGTACGAGGTGCCGGCGACCGTCTTCCGCGAACGGGCGACAACCCGGCTGGTGAAGCCGGCGGGAAGCCGTACGCCGTTGGCGTCCGGCGAACCGAGTGCCCCGTACGGGCCGGCGCCCGGCTGCGCCGGTGCGGCGTGCGCGGCGCCGCGCCACAAGGTTCCGCCGAAAGCTGCCGAGGAGCCGCCGATGACGGCGGAACGCAGGAGGGTGCGACGTTTCACTCTCGCTCCAAGGAGTGTCGTGACCGTTCCCCGCCGCCGACCGACGGCGGGGTCCCACGGTCAGGGACTCTAGCCAGCCGGCCAGTAGGCGGAATTGACGGGATTTGGACAACATATGACGCGGGCGTGGCGTGTCGGGAGGGCAGTGGCGGCGGCTCGTGCGTGGACGCGCCCCGTACCGGCGGCCGTCGCTTGAATATGGCTCTGTCCGCGGTTCCGTGAATCCCCGGGTCATGGCACGGGCATGATGGCCCGGTGCGGGAAGAACTGATTGTGCGGTTACGCGGGGCCTGGCAGCAGACCGGACCACCCGACAGTGAGCTGGTCGGTACCGCTCTGGCGCCGTTCGGCGCGGACCTCGTCGGAGTGATGGCGGTTGCCCCGGGCGACCTGCGCATGCTGATCGTGGTGCCGGAGACGGCCGACCTGATCGCCGTCGGCTCGGCGGTGGCGGGCGTGCTGGCACTGCCGTCGCCTCGGATCACCTTCGAGCGCGAGATCTCCGAGGTCCGGGGGATCGCCGGGCGCGGATACTCCTGCTCCTGCGGTGGGGTCGACGGCGATCACACCGCGGAGTGCCCGAGAGCGGCCGGCACATGAGCTGGCGGCCACCCGTCCCGATGGGCTACCTGGACAGCATCCAGGCGGTCGGCGGGTTCGCCGCCCCGCTGCTCGCCGGAGGAAGCTTCACGCTCGCGGTGGTGGCGCTGCAGTCGGCCCCGGGCCCCGCGGGCGTCAGCCGGTGGCCGAACGCCTCCCTGGCTCTGTTCGTCCTGTCCGGTCTGCTGCAGATCGCAACCATTCAGGCAACGGCATGGTCACGACGTTATATGTGTACCCCGGGCGACCTTCTGGAATGGTTTCCCGGCGAGGAGACCGACGGGACTCCCAGCCCGTTCCTGATCGGTATGCAGGAGAGCCATCTGCGGCAGGCCCAGCGCTGGGCGAACATGGCACGCGGCTTCTACCATGCGGGGATCATCGCGCTGCTCGCCGGGCTGCTCGTCATCTGCGTGCCACGAGGACAGCCGACCGGCGGCCGCTGGACGGTCCTCGCCGTCTGTGCGGCCGGCATCGTGGGGGAACTCGCCTGGCTGGTCAGGGCCACCTTTCTCGATCGCGCGATCCGCCGCGATGCCTGGCTCGGCATGGCCGTCCTGCTCGCCATCCTGGTATCGGTGTCCGCGCCCGGCATCTGGCATGGCCGGCCGGTACGTATCGGGGGCGCCGCCTGCCTCCTGCTGTGCCTTCTGCCGCTCATCCTGCGCCGATCGGTCACCTCGGCCTCGATCACCACGGCGCTGAGCCTGAGTCTCGGTGTGATCGCCCTGTTCTTCCGTGTACCTCAGCCGCTCGTCGTGATAGCGCTGGTGCCGGCGTTCTTTCTCGGAGCCCACACGTTCGTGGACCTCACCCGCCGTCAGCGCGCTGTGAGCGGGTGACCAGACGCCACCGGAGACGAACTGATGGACACTCACGCATTACAGGAACTCATCGCCTGCATCAATCGAGTGCACGAGACCGACGACGTCGGGCTCACCTTCGCGGAGGAGATGACCAGGCCCCTCTCGGATGCCTGGCAGAGCTGGGACGACGCGGACACCGAGGCGTCCCAGGTGCTGGGTGTCTTCCTCTTCTACCGCTATCTTGCGGCGCACGACCGAACCGACATGCTCATGGCCATCCGGACGCTCACCCCCTGCCTCCTGTACGCGGACATCGCCCTGCCGCCCGACATGCTCCCCTTCCTCGCCGACTACGGCGTCTGCGAGGCGGAACGGCTGCGCGAGGACGCCCGCGGCTCACCCGATCCCGCACGTGCCGAGCGTGCGGCGTTCGCCTGGCAACGCATCGTCATGGCGACCGAGGACGGCCATCCGCAGCGCGAGGAGCGCGAGCGGTCCCTGCGGCGGGCGAGGCGACTGCTGGCCGCCCGGCGCGGCGACACCGCCTACCTCGACCAGGCCGTCGCCGCGGCACGCGCGGGTCTTGTCCCGCAGGGCCGCCGGGACCGCCTCGCCACCTGTCATGAGCTCCTCCTGGCGCTGGAAGAACGCTACGAGGCGACCGGGAACGCGGACGATCACGAGGCCGCGCTGCGGTGCGCGGAGGAGCTGGCCGTATACGCACATACCTCAGCGCGCGATGCCATCGGATGTTCCCTCCTCTTCTCCTTCGGCGAGAAGCTCTTTCAGCGGTACCTGCGCGATCCCAACACCACGGATCTGCGCCGCGCCATTGGCTTCCTGCGGGACTCGGTCGAGTTTCCCGGCCCGCACCTGCCGACCCGGCTGCTGGTCCTGTCACGCGCCCTCAGCATCTGGTCCGCTGCCGCCCGGGACCCCGGCATCGTGACCGAGGCGATCGCCCGGGCCGAGCAGGCCGAGGAGCTGGTCCCGCGGAACCACCAGGACTACCCGCTCATCAAGTGGCAGATCGCCTCGCTGTACTTCGGGCGCTACCGCACGACACACTCCGGCGACGACCTCGACCGGGCCGCGGCAGCGATCCTCGAGGCCACCTTGTGCCTGACCCGTGAGCTGCAGATCACCGCTCTCCAGTCCGACATCGCATTCGCCCAGTACGAGCGCACGGAGGACAGCGAGCACCTCTTCACAGTCCTCGCCCTGAGGAAACGCGTACTGCGCAAACTCCCCGAAGATGACGACCTCTCCCGGGCCGACGCCCTGTACTCGCTCAGTCAGGCCCAGATGCACTGGTACCGGCGGACGGGCTCGCTCGGGGACCTGGACAACGCGGTCGACAACGGCCGCGCCGCCCTTGACCTCGTGGCCGCGACCGACGCGCGTCGTCGCCCGGATTTCCTGTGCGGGCTCGGCAAAGTCCACATGACGCGCTTCGCCCTGCGCGGTGAGCGAGATGCCCTGCCCGAGGCGATCGACCGGTTTCGGGAAGCCGTCACCGACGCCCCCGACCGCTACCTGCCGCTTGCGCTGCTCGCCGCCGCCCTCGGGTACCGGTACGACCTGACACGGGACATCACCGACCTCGACGAGTCCATCGCCGCGGGCGAACGCGCCTTGGGGCTCGCCCCCGCACCACAGCGGGCGGGCATCCTGCTCGATCTCAGCGGCGCCCGCCGACTGCGCTTCGGCGGCACCGGCGACGCCACCGATCTCGACCACGCCAGGGCGGCGATCGCCGAGGCGCTCGCCCTCCCCGCTCTCTCGGCCAGATACCGGATGCGGATCAGTCTGGAGCAGACCGAGCTGGCGTCGCTCTCCACGGTGAATACCGCGGAGCGGCTGTCGGCCTTCGAGGCAGCCGTCGAGTTGCTGTCCGAGGTCGGCCTGAGCAGCCCCCACCACGAGGACCGCGAGTTCATGTTGTCGGTCCACGCCGGTCTGGGTGCGAAGGCAGCCGACGCCGCGGTGGCGGCCAACCGCCCTGATCGGGCCCTGGAACTCCTGGAAAAAGCGCGCGGCATCCTCGCCGACACCGCGCCGACGCCGGGATGGCGCGGCAATCGGGCCACCACCGCCCGCCACCTGTGCCGTAACGCCACCCGTGGCCCGATCGTCACCGTCAGCGCGATCGAGACCGGTGGTCTGGCGTTGCTCGTCACTCCGTCGGGTGTCCACCCCGTCGCCCTGCCCGGCCTCAGGCTCCACAAGGCCAGGGCCCGGCACAAAGCCCTCGAGGAGGCCCTCGCCTCCGGCGCGTGTGAGGACGTCCTCGACGTCCTCACCTGGCTCTGGCACACGGCCGCCCGCCCCGTGCTGGAGGTGCTGAAGGCCACCGGGTGGCAGGGCACCCGCCTCTGGTGGTGCCCGGTGGGCGTGATGTCCCTCTTCCCCCTGCACGCCGCGGGCGACGGTCACGACGGCGTCATGGACCGAGCGGTGTCCTCGTATCTGCCCACCGTCCGGGCCCTGCCCGCCGAGCGTCGGCGCCCCACTTCCCCGGGCAGAGCCCTTGTGGTGGCGATGAGCAGAACTTCCGGCCAGGCGTCGCTGCCGGGTGCCGCATCCGAGGCGAACAGCCTCTCCCGCCTGCTCTCGGCCACCGTCCTGCACAACGAGCAAGCCACCCGCGAGGCCGTCCTGACGGCCCTGCCCAGTACCCGGATCATCCATTTCGCCTGCCATGCGCAAGCCGACACCCGCGAACCCACCCGCAGCCGCCTGTTCCTGCACGACCAGCCGCTCACCCCGAGAGATCTGCCGTTCGGTCTGGACGCCGACCTCGCCTACCTGTCAGCCTGCGCCACCAGCGATGTCATGTTCCTGGGCGCCGACGAAGCCATGCACATCACCGGCGCCTTCCACCTGGCGGGCTTCCGTCATGTCATCGGCACCCACTGGCGCATCGACGACCTGGCGGCGGCCGACATCGCCGACCACTTCTACACGGTCATCGCGGCTCATGGCCCCGACCATGCCGCCCAAGCCCTGCACACAGCCACCGCGGAACTCCGTCGCGCCCACCCCGACAGGCCCGACCTCTGGGCCTCCCACCTCCATGTGGGCCCCTGACACCGGACCGGGTCCGACACTGAGCGAGCGCGGCACCGCGCGGGGCGGGCGGCGCGCCGTCACGACCCCGCGAGAGGGCTATACATCGGTTGGCTGATGTTCTCCATCGCTTCGCAGTCGCTGTGCGGTCCAACTCACCTGCGAATATGGGCTCTTCGGGATTCTGATACGTCGGATGTCTTCCCCTGAAGCTCATACGGCCTGCACCATGCCGGTAGTTCACAACCGTCCATGGGAGGCACATACGTGACCGCGCCAACAGGGAACGGGATCTCTCGCAGAGGTGT contains:
- a CDS encoding tannase/feruloyl esterase family alpha/beta hydrolase, whose amino-acid sequence is MSPARTAYAPPRGRPGRCAALGVRSLVGACALVVASVAAVPAAGAEGTPGGRCPGSALPHVPGAAHQQADCLDELTTAGTVVSGHTDPADFAGLTPKDLPTPSGVPGLQIDGYFPDTSTTNTNHGWNHDAQFVIRLPDHWNGGLVVSGTPANREQYANDRAISDWVLSRGYAFAATDKGNTGPAFYRDGRRPGDAVAEWNKRVTQLTRAARAVVTQRYHRPPVRTLATGLSNGGYLVRWQLENHPELYDGGVDWEGTLWRSDGPNPLTFLPPALRAYPVYAAGGAGAEDAWKTMRKAGYPAGSEFLWPYHHQVYWDLTQRIYREEADPDFDGATEAGTPYCAPGTPGCDADYDYATRPPAVHRAVDRIALTGRIGKPLITLHGTLDALLPISKDSDVYARMVHRAGRGALLRYYRIEDGTHVDSLVDAHPDKLRPIVPCHRSAFAALEQWLTGKGRPPADHTVQRPADADPATLLTSCPLD
- a CDS encoding CHAT domain-containing protein, translating into MDTHALQELIACINRVHETDDVGLTFAEEMTRPLSDAWQSWDDADTEASQVLGVFLFYRYLAAHDRTDMLMAIRTLTPCLLYADIALPPDMLPFLADYGVCEAERLREDARGSPDPARAERAAFAWQRIVMATEDGHPQREERERSLRRARRLLAARRGDTAYLDQAVAAARAGLVPQGRRDRLATCHELLLALEERYEATGNADDHEAALRCAEELAVYAHTSARDAIGCSLLFSFGEKLFQRYLRDPNTTDLRRAIGFLRDSVEFPGPHLPTRLLVLSRALSIWSAAARDPGIVTEAIARAEQAEELVPRNHQDYPLIKWQIASLYFGRYRTTHSGDDLDRAAAAILEATLCLTRELQITALQSDIAFAQYERTEDSEHLFTVLALRKRVLRKLPEDDDLSRADALYSLSQAQMHWYRRTGSLGDLDNAVDNGRAALDLVAATDARRRPDFLCGLGKVHMTRFALRGERDALPEAIDRFREAVTDAPDRYLPLALLAAALGYRYDLTRDITDLDESIAAGERALGLAPAPQRAGILLDLSGARRLRFGGTGDATDLDHARAAIAEALALPALSARYRMRISLEQTELASLSTVNTAERLSAFEAAVELLSEVGLSSPHHEDREFMLSVHAGLGAKAADAAVAANRPDRALELLEKARGILADTAPTPGWRGNRATTARHLCRNATRGPIVTVSAIETGGLALLVTPSGVHPVALPGLRLHKARARHKALEEALASGACEDVLDVLTWLWHTAARPVLEVLKATGWQGTRLWWCPVGVMSLFPLHAAGDGHDGVMDRAVSSYLPTVRALPAERRRPTSPGRALVVAMSRTSGQASLPGAASEANSLSRLLSATVLHNEQATREAVLTALPSTRIIHFACHAQADTREPTRSRLFLHDQPLTPRDLPFGLDADLAYLSACATSDVMFLGADEAMHITGAFHLAGFRHVIGTHWRIDDLAAADIADHFYTVIAAHGPDHAAQALHTATAELRRAHPDRPDLWASHLHVGP
- a CDS encoding alkaline phosphatase PhoX, yielding MKRRTLLRSAVIGGSSAAFGGTLWRGAAHAAPAQPGAGPYGALGSPDANGVRLPAGFTSRVVARSRKTVAGTSYTWHDAPDGGACYADGSGWIYVSNSEINPSGGASAVRFSSTGTVTGAYRVLSGTRQNCAGGKTPWNTWLSCEEVDRGYVYETDPWGVKAAVRRDAMGRFKHEAAAADPDRRTVYMTEDVTDGCFYRFTPATWGDLSSGRLEVMVAGSGTSGPVTWAAVPDPTGATATRNQVAGAKRFNGGEGCYYANDTCWFTTKGDNRVWQYDAAAQKIELAYDDSLVTGGTAPLTGVDNVTGASSGDLFVAEDGGNMEICVITPDDVVAPFLRIDGQSGSEITGPAFSPDGRRLYFSSQRGTSGSSSGGITYEVTGPFRS